In a genomic window of Paraburkholderia phenazinium:
- a CDS encoding M20 aminoacylase family protein, giving the protein MSEASHPAGQFTELEHLASAADRLREIRHHIHHHPELAYEEVATAALVADKLEQWGWQVTRGVGRTGVVGTLKVGDGARSIGIRADMDALPIVEQTGLPYASGTHGKMHACGHDGHTTMLLGAAEHLAQTRRFSGTVHLYFQPAEESGIDSGAKKMIEDGLFERFPCDAVFGVHNHPGAEPGVFLFRKGPFMSAGDKAIITIEGVGGHAARPQLTVDPVVVAASIVMALQTIVSRNVDPSQPAVVTVGSMHAGTANNVISSTARLELSVRSFSPEIRALLKKRIVELAESQAQSYGAKALVEYIEGYPVVVNSDAETEFAIEVARELVGDDKVVAQTGILMGSEDFAFMLQQRPGTFLRIGNGVGEDACMVHNPHYDFNDRNLTVGAAYWTRLVERYLGQ; this is encoded by the coding sequence ATGAGCGAAGCATCCCATCCCGCCGGCCAGTTCACCGAGCTCGAGCATCTGGCGTCCGCCGCCGACCGCCTGCGCGAAATCCGCCACCACATTCACCATCACCCGGAGCTGGCCTACGAAGAGGTCGCGACCGCGGCGCTGGTGGCGGACAAGCTCGAGCAATGGGGCTGGCAGGTGACGCGCGGAGTGGGGCGCACGGGCGTGGTCGGCACGCTCAAGGTGGGCGACGGCGCGCGCAGCATCGGGATTCGCGCGGACATGGATGCGCTGCCGATCGTCGAACAGACCGGCCTGCCGTACGCGAGCGGCACTCACGGCAAGATGCACGCATGCGGCCATGACGGTCACACCACCATGCTGCTCGGCGCCGCTGAACATCTGGCGCAGACGCGGCGCTTCTCAGGCACCGTGCATCTGTATTTCCAGCCGGCTGAAGAAAGCGGCATCGACAGCGGCGCGAAGAAGATGATCGAAGACGGCCTGTTCGAACGCTTTCCCTGCGATGCCGTGTTCGGCGTGCACAACCATCCGGGTGCGGAGCCGGGCGTGTTCCTGTTCCGCAAGGGGCCGTTCATGTCGGCGGGGGACAAGGCGATCATCACCATCGAAGGGGTCGGCGGCCATGCGGCGCGTCCGCAACTGACGGTGGATCCGGTGGTGGTGGCGGCCAGCATCGTGATGGCGTTGCAGACCATCGTGTCGCGCAATGTCGATCCGTCGCAGCCGGCGGTGGTGACAGTCGGCTCGATGCACGCGGGCACCGCGAATAACGTGATTTCCAGCACGGCGAGGCTCGAATTGAGCGTGCGGTCGTTCAGCCCGGAGATTCGCGCGCTGCTGAAAAAGCGCATCGTCGAACTGGCCGAGAGCCAGGCGCAGAGTTATGGCGCCAAGGCGCTTGTTGAGTACATCGAAGGTTATCCGGTGGTGGTCAACTCGGATGCGGAGACGGAGTTCGCGATTGAAGTCGCCCGCGAGCTGGTGGGCGACGACAAGGTGGTCGCGCAAACCGGCATCCTGATGGGCAGCGAAGACTTCGCGTTCATGCTGCAACAGCGGCCGGGCACGTTTTTGCGCATCGGCAACGGTGTGGGCGAGGATGCCTGCATGGTGCACAACCCGCATTACGATTTCAACGATCGTAATCTGACTGTGGGAGCGGCTTACTGGACGCGGCTGGTGGAGCGGTATTTGGGGCAGTGA
- a CDS encoding IclR family transcriptional regulator, with amino-acid sequence MDAPDKPGDSYVQSFARGLAVIRAFNAERPEQTLTDVAAATGLTRAGARRILLTLQTLGYVEAEGRLFRLTPKILDLGFAYLTSMPFWNLAEPVMEELSAQVHESVSAAVLDRTEIVYVLRVPTHKIMTINLSIGSRLPAYCTSMGRVLLAALDDETLEATLASAPLYAHTPRTVTDKEELKKAIAQVRRQGWAIVDQELEGGLISLSAPIRNRQGRVIAAMNISGNAQRNSARQMVKAFLEPLQAAAQNVSDLVARRG; translated from the coding sequence ATGGATGCGCCGGACAAACCGGGTGATTCCTACGTGCAGTCGTTCGCACGGGGTCTCGCGGTGATCCGTGCGTTCAACGCGGAGCGTCCCGAGCAGACGCTCACCGACGTCGCCGCCGCCACCGGCCTCACGCGAGCGGGGGCACGGCGCATCCTGCTGACCTTGCAGACCTTGGGTTATGTCGAAGCGGAGGGGCGTCTGTTCCGCCTCACGCCCAAGATTCTCGATCTTGGCTTCGCCTATCTGACCTCGATGCCGTTCTGGAATCTCGCCGAACCGGTGATGGAAGAGCTCTCGGCGCAGGTCCACGAAAGCGTGTCGGCGGCCGTGCTCGACCGCACCGAGATCGTCTATGTGCTGCGCGTGCCGACTCACAAGATCATGACCATCAACCTGTCGATCGGCAGCCGGCTGCCCGCGTATTGCACGTCGATGGGCCGCGTGCTGCTGGCCGCGCTCGACGACGAGACGCTCGAGGCGACGCTCGCCTCGGCGCCGTTATACGCTCACACGCCGCGCACGGTCACCGACAAGGAAGAGTTGAAGAAGGCGATCGCCCAGGTGCGCCGCCAGGGGTGGGCGATCGTCGATCAGGAACTCGAAGGCGGGTTGATCTCGCTCTCGGCGCCGATCCGCAACCGGCAAGGACGTGTAATCGCCGCGATGAATATCAGCGGCAATGCCCAGCGCAATTCGGCCAGGCAAATGGTGAAGGCGTTTCTGGAGCCGCTGCAGGCAGCGGCGCAGAATGTGTCGGACCTGGTGGCACGGCGGGGATGA
- a CDS encoding FadR/GntR family transcriptional regulator, translated as MFDKIPARALSDTVAQQLLKQIDKGTFARGGKLPTEAVLAEQFGVSRTVIREAISRLKNEGVVEPRQGSGVFIAAHGAIRPLRIDYAEAVEAGSVLQILALRRAIEAEVASEAAMRRSDADMVSIDAALARIDEAVAEGHDGVAEDVAFHRAIAVATGNPYFLKTLTFLNQYLEAGTVVTRRNEALREDFSRQVRDEHAAIVAAIRAGDPMEARNAARTHMYNAARRLAEAGIC; from the coding sequence ATGTTCGATAAGATCCCCGCCCGCGCACTCAGCGACACGGTCGCGCAACAGTTGCTCAAGCAGATCGACAAGGGCACCTTTGCGCGCGGCGGCAAGCTGCCGACCGAAGCCGTGCTGGCCGAGCAGTTCGGCGTCAGCCGCACGGTGATCCGCGAGGCGATTTCGCGCCTGAAGAACGAGGGCGTGGTAGAGCCGCGTCAGGGCAGTGGGGTGTTCATCGCCGCGCACGGTGCGATCCGGCCGCTGCGCATCGACTATGCGGAAGCGGTCGAAGCCGGCTCGGTGCTGCAGATCCTCGCGCTGCGCCGGGCAATCGAGGCCGAGGTGGCGTCCGAAGCCGCGATGCGGCGCAGCGATGCCGACATGGTGTCGATCGACGCCGCGCTCGCCAGGATCGACGAGGCCGTCGCCGAAGGCCACGACGGCGTCGCCGAGGACGTGGCGTTTCATCGCGCGATTGCCGTGGCCACGGGCAATCCGTATTTCCTCAAGACGTTGACGTTCCTGAATCAGTACCTCGAAGCGGGGACCGTCGTCACGCGCCGCAACGAAGCGTTGCGCGAAGACTTCTCGCGCCAGGTGCGCGACGAGCATGCGGCGATCGTCGCCGCAATCCGCGCGGGCGATCCGATGGAAGCGCGCAACGCCGCCCGCACCCACATGTACAACGCGGCACGCCGTCTGGCGGAAGCCGGCATTTGCTGA
- the ltnD gene encoding L-threonate dehydrogenase: MSRNVGVIGLGAMGLGVARSLLRAGFRVHACDLRAAVLESFAADGGIACASPAELGAQCEVVVTLVVNAAQTEAVLFGAQGAVASMKPGSVVVASATVSPDFAIELGRRIEAAGLQMLDAPVSGGAARAASGEMTMMTSGPAAAYAACEDVLAGMAGKVYRLGAVHGIGSKVKIINQLLAGVHIAAAAEAMALGLREGVDAESLYDVITHSAGNSWMFENRVPHILKGDYTPLSAVDIFVKDLGLVLDTARRSKFPLPLSAAAHQMFMMASSAGHGGEDDSAVIKIFPGIDVPAAKS; the protein is encoded by the coding sequence ATGTCCAGAAATGTTGGAGTCATCGGCCTCGGCGCAATGGGGCTGGGCGTCGCCCGCTCGTTGCTGCGGGCTGGGTTTCGGGTGCATGCGTGCGATCTGCGCGCGGCCGTGCTGGAGAGTTTCGCGGCGGACGGCGGCATCGCCTGTGCGAGTCCGGCTGAACTGGGCGCGCAATGCGAGGTCGTCGTCACGCTGGTGGTCAATGCGGCGCAGACCGAAGCGGTGCTGTTCGGCGCGCAGGGCGCGGTGGCCAGCATGAAGCCGGGCAGCGTGGTGGTTGCGAGCGCAACCGTCTCGCCTGACTTCGCCATCGAGCTCGGCCGGCGCATCGAGGCAGCCGGTCTGCAGATGCTCGACGCACCCGTCTCCGGTGGCGCGGCGCGTGCCGCTTCCGGCGAGATGACCATGATGACCTCGGGTCCGGCCGCCGCCTACGCCGCCTGCGAGGATGTGCTGGCCGGCATGGCCGGCAAGGTTTACCGGCTGGGCGCCGTGCATGGCATCGGCTCGAAAGTGAAGATCATCAACCAGTTGCTGGCGGGCGTGCACATCGCGGCCGCTGCGGAAGCGATGGCGCTCGGCCTGCGCGAGGGCGTCGACGCCGAGTCGCTGTACGACGTGATCACGCACAGCGCCGGCAATTCGTGGATGTTCGAAAACCGCGTGCCGCACATTCTCAAGGGCGATTACACGCCGCTCTCGGCGGTCGATATCTTCGTCAAGGATCTCGGCCTCGTGCTCGATACCGCGCGCCGTTCGAAATTCCCATTGCCGCTTTCGGCAGCGGCGCATCAGATGTTCATGATGGCCTCGTCGGCAGGGCACGGCGGGGAAGACGACTCGGCGGTCATCAAGATTTTCCCCGGCATCGACGTGCCGGCGGCGAAATCCTAG
- the otnK gene encoding 3-oxo-tetronate kinase yields MTTSSARPLLGCIADDFTGATDLANMLVRGGMRTVQTIGVPASDEPVEADALVVALKSRTIPAADAVTQSLAALDWLRAQGCRQFFFKYCSTFDSTEAGNIGPVADALLDALSGLDLGLGAGEERDVSAEAFTIACPAFPENGRTIYRGHLFVGDVLLNESGMENHPLTPMKDANLVRVLQRQTASKVGLVRYDSVAQGAATVRERFDALRRDGVRMAIADALSDADLHTLGEACANLKLITGGSGVALGLPANFRRAGLLSGTADAGQLPRVEGLSVVLAGSASKATNAQVAVWRESRPAFRIDPLAAARGEPVVEQALAFAREHFGARQPVLIYATATPDEVKAVQRELGVEQAGHLVEGTLAAIARGLRELGVRKFVVAGGETSGAVVQALDVQTLRIGAQIDPGVPATATTGDIPLALALKSGNFGATDFFAKALRHLDGTAS; encoded by the coding sequence ATGACGACTTCATCTGCGCGCCCGCTGCTGGGCTGCATTGCCGACGACTTCACCGGCGCCACGGACCTCGCCAACATGCTGGTGCGCGGCGGCATGCGCACGGTTCAGACCATCGGCGTGCCGGCTTCCGACGAACCGGTCGAGGCCGATGCGCTGGTGGTGGCGCTGAAATCGCGCACCATCCCGGCTGCGGACGCGGTGACGCAATCGCTTGCGGCGCTCGACTGGTTGCGCGCGCAAGGATGCCGTCAGTTCTTCTTCAAGTACTGCTCGACTTTCGATTCGACGGAGGCGGGCAACATCGGCCCGGTTGCGGATGCGTTGCTCGATGCGCTTTCGGGATTGGACCTTGGCCTGGGCGCCGGCGAAGAGCGAGATGTCAGCGCCGAGGCCTTCACGATCGCCTGTCCAGCGTTCCCGGAAAACGGGCGCACGATCTATCGCGGCCACCTGTTCGTCGGCGATGTGCTGCTCAACGAGTCGGGCATGGAGAACCATCCGCTCACGCCCATGAAAGACGCAAACCTCGTGCGCGTCCTGCAGCGGCAGACGGCATCGAAGGTGGGGCTGGTGCGTTACGACAGCGTGGCGCAGGGCGCGGCCACGGTGCGCGAGCGTTTCGACGCGTTGCGGCGCGACGGCGTGCGCATGGCGATTGCCGACGCACTGTCCGATGCCGACCTGCACACGCTCGGCGAGGCCTGCGCGAATCTCAAGCTGATCACGGGCGGCTCCGGCGTCGCACTCGGCTTGCCGGCGAATTTCCGCCGTGCCGGTTTGCTCTCTGGAACGGCAGACGCGGGTCAGTTGCCGCGGGTTGAGGGCCTGTCGGTCGTCCTTGCGGGCAGTGCGTCGAAAGCGACCAACGCCCAGGTGGCGGTCTGGCGCGAAAGCCGGCCCGCATTCCGGATCGACCCGCTGGCGGCCGCGCGCGGCGAACCGGTGGTCGAACAGGCGCTCGCGTTTGCGCGCGAGCACTTCGGCGCCCGGCAGCCGGTGCTGATCTACGCCACCGCGACGCCCGACGAGGTCAAGGCGGTGCAGCGCGAACTCGGCGTCGAACAGGCGGGACACCTGGTCGAAGGTACGCTGGCGGCGATCGCACGCGGCTTGCGTGAACTGGGCGTGCGCAAGTTCGTGGTGGCGGGCGGAGAGACCTCCGGTGCGGTAGTTCAGGCGCTCGATGTGCAGACGTTGCGCATCGGCGCGCAGATCGACCCGGGCGTGCCGGCGACCGCAACCACCGGTGACATCCCGCTTGCACTCGCACTCAAGTCCGGCAACTTCGGCGCGACCGACTTTTTCGCCAAGGCGCTGCGCCATCTCGACGGGACGGCATCATGA
- the otnC gene encoding 3-oxo-tetronate 4-phosphate decarboxylase → MSLAIHSGDEARVREEICSTGASLYQRGYTVGSAGNISARLDDGWLITPTDACLGRLDPAEIAKVDLAGNAVSGGKPSKTLALHRGIYARNAQTRGIVHTHSTHLVALTLAGVWSEADVLPPITPYYVMKVGHIPLIRYRRPGDPQVAEQIAALADSVRGVLLERLGPVVWERSVAQASYALEELEETARLWLMTNPKPAPLDEAALEELRTVFGARW, encoded by the coding sequence ATGAGCTTGGCAATCCATAGCGGCGACGAAGCCAGGGTTCGCGAGGAGATTTGCAGCACCGGCGCGAGTTTGTATCAACGCGGCTATACGGTGGGCAGCGCCGGCAATATCAGCGCCCGTCTCGACGACGGCTGGCTGATCACCCCCACCGACGCCTGCCTCGGCCGGCTCGATCCGGCCGAGATCGCCAAGGTCGATCTGGCGGGCAACGCGGTATCGGGCGGCAAGCCGTCGAAGACACTGGCCTTGCATCGCGGCATCTACGCGCGCAACGCGCAAACGCGCGGCATCGTGCACACCCATTCGACGCATCTGGTCGCCCTCACGTTGGCCGGCGTGTGGAGCGAGGCCGACGTGCTGCCGCCGATCACCCCGTACTACGTGATGAAGGTCGGCCACATTCCGCTGATCCGCTACCGGCGCCCGGGCGACCCGCAAGTGGCGGAGCAGATCGCGGCGCTGGCGGACAGCGTGCGCGGCGTGCTGCTGGAGCGGCTTGGGCCGGTGGTGTGGGAACGTTCGGTGGCGCAGGCATCGTATGCGCTCGAAGAGCTCGAGGAGACCGCGCGGTTGTGGCTGATGACGAACCCAAAACCGGCGCCGCTCGACGAAGCGGCGCTGGAAGAGTTGCGCACCGTATTCGGCGCGCGCTGGTGA
- a CDS encoding MFS transporter, whose product MSSYEAASLGPDGLAAQAAAAAGQPGAAEVERTYRKVFWRIVPFLMLCYVVAYLDRVNVGFAKLQMSTDLAFSETVFGLGAGVFFIGYFLFELPSNILMHKLGARIWIARIMITWGLLSAVFVFVKTPAQFYILRFLLGLAEAGFYPGVILYLTYWFPSHRRAKIIAVFMSAIPVSGIFGNPLSGWIMQSFHNNQGLAGWQWMFLIEAIPAIAIGIATILYLDNGIANAKWLSEREKRLLTDDICAQQQEKTRTHSVAGVFRDPRTWWMSLIYFAFVTGQYGLTFWMPTLVKSTGVTGAFNIGLLSAIPFLVAIVVMNIMGHSSDRRRERRWHLIGPALCGAIGFTVAASFAHNTAVSIAFLSLAAAGVLTCAPLFWSLPTAFMSGATAAAGIAIINSIGNLAGFASPYMIGYLKDLTHSTQSGMYVLAGMLVIGALAVWLTPARLVNR is encoded by the coding sequence ATGAGTTCTTACGAGGCGGCTTCACTCGGTCCCGATGGCCTCGCTGCACAGGCCGCAGCGGCAGCCGGACAACCCGGCGCGGCCGAAGTCGAACGCACCTACAGGAAGGTGTTCTGGCGCATCGTGCCGTTCCTGATGCTGTGCTACGTGGTCGCGTATCTCGACCGGGTCAACGTCGGCTTCGCCAAGCTGCAGATGTCGACGGATCTCGCCTTCAGCGAAACGGTATTCGGCCTCGGCGCCGGCGTGTTCTTCATCGGCTACTTCCTGTTCGAGTTGCCGAGCAACATCCTGATGCACAAGCTCGGCGCCCGTATCTGGATTGCGCGGATCATGATCACGTGGGGCCTTCTTTCGGCCGTATTCGTATTCGTCAAGACTCCTGCGCAGTTCTACATTCTGCGCTTCCTGCTCGGTCTGGCCGAAGCCGGTTTTTATCCGGGCGTGATCCTGTATCTGACTTACTGGTTCCCGTCGCATCGGCGCGCGAAGATCATCGCGGTGTTCATGTCGGCGATTCCGGTTTCGGGCATTTTCGGCAATCCGCTCTCCGGCTGGATCATGCAGTCGTTTCACAACAACCAGGGCCTGGCAGGCTGGCAATGGATGTTCCTGATCGAAGCGATTCCCGCTATCGCGATCGGCATTGCGACGATCCTGTACCTCGACAACGGCATCGCCAACGCCAAATGGCTCAGCGAGCGCGAAAAGCGCCTGCTGACCGACGACATCTGCGCACAGCAGCAGGAGAAGACCCGCACGCATTCGGTTGCCGGGGTGTTTCGCGACCCGCGCACGTGGTGGATGTCGCTCATCTACTTCGCGTTCGTCACCGGCCAGTATGGCTTGACGTTCTGGATGCCCACGCTGGTGAAATCAACGGGTGTGACGGGGGCGTTCAACATCGGCTTGCTGAGCGCGATTCCCTTCCTCGTGGCGATTGTCGTGATGAACATCATGGGCCATAGCTCGGACCGGCGGCGCGAGCGTCGCTGGCATCTGATCGGGCCGGCGCTGTGCGGCGCGATCGGCTTTACGGTAGCCGCCTCGTTTGCCCACAATACGGCGGTGTCGATTGCGTTCCTGTCGCTCGCGGCGGCGGGCGTGCTGACCTGTGCGCCGCTGTTCTGGTCGTTGCCGACGGCGTTCATGTCGGGCGCCACAGCGGCCGCCGGTATCGCCATCATCAATTCGATCGGCAATCTGGCGGGTTTCGCGAGCCCGTACATGATCGGCTATCTGAAGGACCTGACCCACAGCACGCAGTCCGGTATGTATGTGCTGGCCGGCATGCTGGTGATCGGCGCACTCGCCGTGTGGTTGACGCCGGCCAGACTCGTCAACCGATAG
- the otnI gene encoding 2-oxo-tetronate isomerase gives MPRFAANLTMMYNEHGFLERFAAAAQDGFKAVEFLFPYDFPAAALKDRLVGHGLTQALFNAPPGDWAVGERGIASLPGREDEFRRSIDTALDYTRQLGNRKLHVMAGLIAAGQSREQHREVYLRNLAYAAQTAQADGITVVIEPINTRDILGFFLNRQDDAQAICAEVGAPNLKVQFDCYHCQIVEGDLAVKLKRDMAGIGHIQIAGVPERHEPDLGELNYPYLFDLIDTLGYDGWIGCEYRPRAGTSAGLGWLKPYLQQDA, from the coding sequence ATGCCTCGCTTCGCTGCCAACCTGACCATGATGTACAACGAGCACGGCTTTCTCGAGCGTTTTGCCGCCGCGGCGCAAGACGGCTTCAAAGCCGTGGAGTTTCTGTTTCCCTACGATTTTCCGGCTGCGGCGCTCAAAGATCGGCTCGTCGGCCACGGCCTGACCCAGGCACTCTTCAACGCGCCGCCGGGCGACTGGGCGGTGGGCGAGCGCGGCATCGCCTCGCTGCCGGGCCGCGAAGACGAGTTCCGCCGCAGCATCGACACCGCGCTCGACTACACGCGCCAACTGGGCAACCGCAAGCTACATGTGATGGCCGGCCTGATTGCGGCGGGGCAGTCGCGCGAGCAGCATCGCGAGGTGTATCTGCGCAACCTGGCGTACGCCGCGCAAACCGCACAGGCTGACGGCATCACGGTGGTGATCGAGCCGATCAACACGCGCGATATCCTTGGCTTCTTTCTCAATCGCCAGGACGATGCGCAGGCCATCTGCGCCGAAGTGGGCGCACCGAACCTGAAGGTGCAATTCGATTGCTATCACTGCCAGATCGTCGAGGGCGATCTCGCGGTCAAGCTGAAACGCGATATGGCGGGCATCGGCCACATCCAGATTGCCGGTGTGCCCGAGCGGCATGAGCCGGATCTCGGCGAACTGAACTACCCGTACCTGTTCGATCTGATCGACACGCTCGGCTACGACGGCTGGATTGGCTGCGAATACCGGCCGCGGGCGGGGACGTCGGCAGGTCTGGGTTGGCTCAAGCCCTATCTCCAGCAGGACGCTTGA
- the denD gene encoding D-erythronate dehydrogenase: MKVLITGGAGFLGQRLARELLARGELKGPDGQPQKITELVLLDVVAASGFSDSRVRAEVGDIAERSVLERVIDERTSVIFHLAAIVSGQAEADFELGMRINLDASRLLLETCRLRGHRPRVVFTSSVAVYGGDMPDVVRNDTALNPQSSYGTQKAIAELLLNDYTRRGFVDGRVLRLPTISVRPGKPNAAASSFASGIIREPLNGEAAVCPVTGGTRLWLLSPRQAIACLIAGLELDAAALGHQRALNLPGISVSVDEMVAALREVAGEAVVKRIQWQPDPRIEKIVGSWPGRWDTTRAEQLGLSGEKSFADVIRSYIEDEHIQPV, from the coding sequence ATGAAAGTATTGATCACCGGCGGCGCGGGGTTTCTCGGCCAGCGTCTCGCACGTGAACTGCTGGCGCGCGGCGAACTGAAGGGACCGGACGGCCAGCCGCAGAAGATTACCGAACTCGTGTTGCTGGACGTCGTCGCGGCGAGCGGCTTCAGCGACAGCCGGGTTCGCGCCGAAGTGGGCGACATCGCCGAGCGCAGCGTGCTCGAACGTGTGATCGACGAGCGGACTTCGGTCATCTTCCATCTGGCCGCGATCGTCAGCGGTCAGGCGGAAGCGGATTTCGAGCTCGGCATGCGGATCAATCTCGATGCCTCGCGCCTGCTGCTCGAAACATGCCGGCTGCGCGGGCATCGGCCGCGGGTCGTGTTTACGAGTTCGGTTGCGGTCTACGGCGGCGACATGCCGGACGTGGTGCGCAACGACACGGCGCTGAATCCGCAGTCGTCGTACGGCACGCAAAAGGCGATCGCCGAACTGCTGCTGAACGACTACACGCGGCGCGGTTTCGTCGATGGGCGGGTGTTGCGCCTGCCCACCATCAGCGTGCGACCCGGCAAGCCGAATGCGGCGGCTTCGTCGTTTGCGAGCGGCATCATTCGCGAGCCGCTCAATGGCGAGGCCGCGGTCTGTCCGGTGACGGGCGGCACGCGGCTGTGGCTGTTGTCGCCGCGTCAGGCGATCGCTTGCCTGATTGCCGGGCTCGAACTCGACGCCGCCGCGCTCGGCCACCAGCGTGCGCTGAATCTGCCAGGCATTTCGGTGAGCGTCGACGAGATGGTGGCCGCGCTGCGCGAAGTCGCGGGCGAGGCGGTGGTCAAGCGTATCCAGTGGCAGCCGGATCCGCGCATCGAGAAGATCGTCGGTAGCTGGCCCGGCCGTTGGGATACGACGCGCGCGGAGCAGCTCGGTCTGTCGGGCGAGAAAAGCTTCGCGGACGTGATCCGCAGTTACATCGAAGACGAGCACATTCAACCTGTTTGA
- the pcaF gene encoding 3-oxoadipyl-CoA thiolase, with amino-acid sequence MTEAFLCDAIRTPIGRYAGSLSSVRADDLGAVPLKALMERNKDVDWSAIDDVIYGCANQAGEDNRNVARMSLLLAGLPQAVPGSTVNRLCGSGMDAVGIAARAIKSGEAALMLAGGVESMSRAPFVMGKATSAFSRQADIFDTTIGWRFVNPLMKQLYGVDSMPETGENVATDYKVSRADQDAFALRSQQKAARAQRDGTLAQEIVSVTIPQKKGDPLVVSQDEHPRETSLEALAKLKGVVRADGTVTAGNASGVNDGAAALLLANEATAKRFGLTPRARVLGIATAGVAPRVMGIGPAPATQKLLARLNMTIDQFDVIELNEAFASQGLAVLRALGVADDDARVNPNGGAIALGHPLGMSGARLVTTAMYQLYRTQGRFALCTMCIGVGQGIAIAIERV; translated from the coding sequence ATGACTGAAGCTTTCCTGTGCGACGCGATTCGCACGCCGATCGGCCGCTATGCGGGTTCGTTGTCGTCGGTGCGCGCCGACGACCTGGGCGCGGTGCCGCTCAAGGCGCTGATGGAGCGTAACAAGGACGTCGACTGGAGCGCTATCGACGACGTGATCTACGGCTGTGCCAACCAGGCCGGCGAGGACAACCGCAACGTCGCGCGCATGTCGCTGCTGCTCGCGGGCTTGCCGCAGGCCGTGCCGGGCTCCACGGTCAATCGTCTGTGCGGTTCGGGCATGGACGCCGTGGGCATTGCCGCGCGCGCGATCAAGTCCGGCGAGGCGGCGTTGATGCTGGCCGGCGGCGTCGAAAGCATGAGCCGTGCGCCGTTCGTGATGGGCAAGGCCACCAGCGCGTTTTCGCGCCAGGCCGACATCTTCGACACGACGATTGGCTGGCGTTTCGTCAATCCGTTGATGAAGCAACTGTACGGCGTCGATTCGATGCCGGAGACTGGCGAAAACGTCGCGACCGACTACAAGGTGAGCCGTGCCGATCAGGACGCGTTTGCGCTGCGCAGCCAGCAGAAGGCGGCACGTGCGCAGCGCGACGGCACGCTCGCGCAGGAGATCGTCTCCGTGACGATCCCGCAGAAGAAGGGCGATCCGCTGGTGGTGTCGCAAGACGAACACCCGCGCGAAACCAGTCTCGAGGCGCTCGCCAAGCTGAAGGGCGTGGTGCGCGCGGACGGCACGGTGACGGCGGGCAACGCCTCGGGCGTGAACGACGGCGCGGCCGCGCTGCTGCTCGCCAACGAAGCGACGGCGAAGCGCTTTGGCCTGACGCCGCGGGCACGCGTGCTCGGCATCGCCACCGCCGGCGTCGCGCCGCGCGTGATGGGGATCGGCCCGGCGCCGGCCACGCAAAAGCTGCTGGCTCGCCTGAACATGACCATCGACCAGTTCGATGTGATCGAGTTGAACGAGGCGTTCGCTTCGCAGGGGCTGGCGGTGTTACGCGCACTCGGTGTCGCGGACGACGACGCTCGCGTGAACCCGAATGGCGGCGCGATTGCGCTGGGTCACCCGCTCGGCATGAGCGGCGCGCGGCTCGTGACCACGGCGATGTATCAACTGTACCGTACGCAAGGGCGTTTCGCTTTGTGCACGATGTGCATCGGCGTCGGCCAGGGCATTGCGATCGCGATCGAACGCGTTTGA
- a CDS encoding DUF2917 domain-containing protein has translation MVDASPQCMDEESGRYTGVQDERLPRVVVHVVVTPGATFSWRVNAATELSVNGARIWLTRSQSPYDYWLTPGNSLRLKRGERLWVSTDGDAPAHLALSSRLPVRRGVVSRWLARVAWLGFDRMAARTP, from the coding sequence ATGGTTGATGCAAGCCCGCAGTGCATGGATGAAGAGTCCGGTCGATACACCGGTGTGCAAGACGAGCGACTACCCAGAGTAGTCGTGCATGTGGTCGTCACACCCGGCGCGACGTTTTCATGGCGTGTGAACGCCGCCACCGAATTGAGCGTGAACGGCGCACGGATCTGGCTCACACGCAGCCAATCCCCTTACGACTACTGGTTGACGCCGGGCAATTCGCTGCGCCTGAAGCGCGGCGAACGCCTGTGGGTCAGCACCGATGGCGACGCGCCGGCGCACCTCGCATTGAGCAGCCGTCTGCCGGTGCGGCGAGGGGTGGTGAGCCGGTGGCTGGCGCGCGTGGCGTGGCTCGGCTTCGACCGGATGGCGGCGCGCACGCCGTGA